From the Anopheles coustani chromosome X, idAnoCousDA_361_x.2, whole genome shotgun sequence genome, one window contains:
- the LOC131268858 gene encoding muscle-specific protein 20: protein MAPRNKEQEAEVLQWISDVLGEKLPPGAYEDVLKDGVVLCKLANKLAPGSVKKIQERGTNFQLMENIQRFQAAIKKYGVPEEEIFQTADLFERRNIPQVTLCLYSLGRITQKHPEFNGPQLGPKMADKNERNFSEEQLRAHHGELNLQMGFNKGASQAGQGSFGNTRHM, encoded by the exons ATGGCG CCCCGCAACAAGGAACAGGAAGCTGAGGTGCTGCAGTGGATCAGCGATGTCCTGGGCGAGAAGCTGCCGCCGGGCGCCTACGAGGACGTGCTCAAGGATGGCGTCGTGCTGTGCAAGCTGGCCAACAAGCTGGCCCCCGGTTCGGTGAAGAAAATCCAGGAGCGTGGCACCAATTTCCAGCTGATGGAGAACATCCAGCGCTTCCAGGCGGCCATCAAGAAGTACGGCGTGCCGGAGGAGGAAATCTTCCAGACCGCGGACCTGTTCGAGCGCCGCAACATCCCGCAGGTGACGCTCTGTCTGTACTCGCTCGGCCGAATA ACGCAGAAGCATCCGGAGTTCAATGGACCGCAGCTTGGCCCCAAGATGGCGGACAAGAACGAGCGCAACTTCTCCGAGGAGCAGCTGCGCGCTCACCATGGCGAGCTGAACCTGCAGATGGGCTTCAACAAGGGCGCATCGCAGGCCGGCCAGGGATCGTTCGGCAACACGCGTCACATGTAA